The following proteins are co-located in the Calliphora vicina chromosome 2, idCalVici1.1, whole genome shotgun sequence genome:
- the Taf13 gene encoding transcription initiation factor TFIID subunit 13 → MAANPDEPFENPDFDEEEGEEQFVPTNAGRKRLFSKELRCMMYGFGDDKNPYTESVDLLEDLVIEFITEMTHKAMEIGRTGRVQVEDIIFLVRKDPRKYARVKDLLTMNEELKKARKAFDEIKYVGSEAKIK, encoded by the exons atggcaGCAAATCCGGATGAACCATTTGAAAATCCGGAT tttgATGAGGAAGAAGGCGAAGAACAATTTGTACCCACAAATGCTGGTCGCAAGCGTTTGTTTAGCAAAGAACTGCGTTGCATGATGTACGGATTTGGTGATGACAAAAATCCTTACACCGAAAGTGTTGATCTTTTGGAAGATTTGGTTATTGAATTCATTACCGAAATGACACATAAAGCCATGGAAATCGGTCGCACAGGTCGAGTACAAGTTGAGGACATTATTTTCTTGGTGCGCAAAGATCCTAGAAAATATGCCCGTGTCAAAGATTTGTTGACCATGAACGAAGAGCTGAAGAAGGCCCGCAAAGCTTTCGATGAAATTAAATATGTTG GCAGTGAAGCCAAAATTAAATGA
- the Pyroxd1 gene encoding pyridine nucleotide-disulfide oxidoreductase domain-containing protein 1: MAEQPEESKFTFVVVGGGIAGVTCAETIAICCPEESILLMTESTVIKTVANLEPVARYLHKFDVQERTLASTSLGGGNKFLAPAIITVVDQLEQIEADSKFILTKENKKFHYKYLCLCTGGTPRLIEDNNSLILGIRDTDSVLELQKRLKSANKIVLVGNGGIASELAHELEGVEVHWVVKDNHIASTFIDPGAAYFFQQRIEQKQQSKTSDSPTKGIVKRLRYDEIAPSDNVGFKKGAALGPDWHQHFDLRGSDATKTKPIIHYKALVEKIERVTDKNTKKHSLKVNLTSGEEINCDFIVSATGVVPRQDYICRPELTLSEEDYGIQVNEMMQTSNEYIYAAGDVCTATWPKADHWFQMRLWTQARQMGSMAGRSMAAAFNNEIVYQDFCFELFGHVTQLFGLPLVLLGRYNGQGLGTNYELLIRSTPGHEYIKFVIQNGKLRGVILIGNTELAETCENLILNGIDLTPFGDDILNPDIDIEDYFD, translated from the coding sequence ATGGCCGAACAACCAGAAGAATCTAAATTTACATTTGTCGTTGTGGGTGGAGGAATTGCTGGCGTAACATGTGCCGAAACTATTGCCATTTGTTGCCCTGAAGaatcaattttattaatgaCTGAATCCACAGTTATTAAAACTGTGGCCAATTTAGAGCCGGTAGCTCGTTACTTGCATAAATTTGATGTACAGGAAAGGACATTGGCATCTACATCTTTAGGTGGAGGCAACAAATTCTTAGCTCCTGCGATAATAACAGTAGTAGACCAATTAGAACAAATTGAAGCAGATTCAAAGTTCATTTTgaccaaagaaaacaaaaaatttcactaCAAATACTTGTGTTTGTGTACCGGAGGAACACCACGTCTTATAGAAGACAATAATTCTTTGATATTGGGAATACGTGATACAGATTCTGTTTTGGAACTACAAAAGAGATTGAAGAGTGCCAATAAAATCGTATTAGTAGGCAACGGAGGTATAGCAAGTGAATTGGCTCACGAATTGGAGGGAGTTGAAGTACATTGGGTGGTTAAAGATAATCACATTGCATCCACTTTCATTGATCCAGGAGCCGCATATTTTTTCCAGCAAAGAATTGAACAGAAACAGCAAAGCAAAACTAGCGATAGCCCAACTAAAGGTATTGTAAAACGTTTACGTTATGATGAAATAGCACCTAGCGATAATGTTGGATTTAAAAAGGGAGCTGCCTTAGGTCCCGATTGGCATCAACATTTTGATTTACGGGGTTCAGATGCCACCAAAACCAAACCAATAATTCACTACAAAGCCTTGGTGGAAAAAATTGAAAGAGTAACAGATAAAAATACCAAGAAACACTCTTTAAAGGTTAACTTAACTAGCGGTGAAGAAATTAACTGTGATTTCATAGTATCAGCTACTGGGGTTGTGCCAAGACAAGACTACATTTGTAGGCCAGAGTTGACACTGTCCGAAGAAGACTATGGCATTCAAGTTAATGAAATGATGCAAACCTCAAATGAATACATATACGCAGCCGGAGATGTATGCACTGCAACTTGGCCTAAGGCCGACCACTGGTTCCAAATGCGTTTGTGGACGCAAGCTCGACAAATGGGCAGCATGGCTGGACGAAGTATGGCCGCTGCTTTTAATAACGAAATTGTCTATCAAGATTTTTGTTTCGAATTATTCGGCCATGTTACACAATTATTTGGTTTACCTCTCGTTCTTCTTGGTCGTTACAATGGTCAAGGATTGGGTACCAACTATGAGCTCCTCATTCGAAGCACACCTGGTCatgaatatattaaatttgtgatacaaaatggaaaattaagagGAGTTATTTTGATTGGTAATACTGAATTGGCTGAAACTTGTGAAAACCTTATACTCAATGGCATCGATTTAACACCATTTGGTGACGACATCCTAAATCCCGACATTGATATTGAAGACtattttgattaa
- the mRpS18B gene encoding small ribosomal subunit protein mS40 has translation MISFSRGLGNILTRIAFTNTGSSVQLARTLQTTCKLDCEIKQQQQEETSTDSTLAADGGATELQEKRELTEQELKLLRKDRSQKIPVETSIRYLKSDAYQQTYGQQFVWEQYRRNHKGLFPPRQTRKTCIRKDTITTGNPCPICRDEYLVLDHRNIELLKQFISPHSGEVLSYTKTGLCQKKHLQLLVAVERAKDYGLLTFDVPFREFDYSEFYDKKVESKN, from the coding sequence ATGATTTCATTTTCCCGTGGATTGGGAAATATACTAACGCGTATTGCCTTCACCAACACGGGTTCAAGTGTCCAGTTAGCGAGAACACTGCAAACCACATGTAAATTAGATTGTGAAattaaacagcaacaacaagaagAAACTTCCACTGACAGTACTTTAGCAGCTGATGGTGGTGCAACAGAGCTACAAGAGAAACGTGAATTAACCGAACAAGAACTAAAGTTATTACGAAAAGATCGTTCACAAAAAATACCGGTAGAAACATCGATTCGTTACTTGAAAAGTGACGCATATCAACAAACATACGGCCAACAGTTTGTGTGGGAACAATATAGACGTAATCACAAGGGATTGTTTCCACCACGTCAAACTCGCAAGACCTGCATACGCAAGGACACCATAACAACCGGAAACCCCTGTCCCATTTGTAGGGACGAATATTTGGTACTCGATCATCGTAACATTGAATTATTGAAACAGTTTATTTCACCACATTCCGGCGAAGTGCTGAGTTACACCAAGACCGGCTTGTGCCAAAAGAAGCACTTGCAGTTGTTGGTTGCCGTTGAAAGGGCCAAGGACTACGGCTTGTTAACCTTTGACGTGCCCTTCCGGGAATTCGATTACAGTGAATTTTACGATAAAAAAGTTGAATCTAAAAATTAG